TTATCATTCATCAAATCAATAATAATAAACCACTCGGTTCTTCCGTTATCAAACGGGCTTTGGATTCATCCTTTCAAATCATAGATTCTGAAAATGAAGAATTGAAAACTTTGTTGGCGGAAGCCAGAGGAAAAAAATTGGTTCGTTTGGTAACCAACACTCCGTTTTTGTCGCCTGGTGATTTCTCCCAAGGGAAGTTCGCTTTGGCGGAAGGGTTAGGTACCGCTTATAAAAATAAGGACCAAATCTTGGGCCAGTTTGTACTTCCTGGTTTTCCATTTTAAAGTTTCTCTTTTTCTTTTTTGTAATTTATATTTTTACTTTCTGAATATAAAACTATACTAATTTGGTATTTCGCTTTATGGAAAGGAAATCCGTAAATTATCCAAATTTATCCGCATTTTGTCCTACTGGTTTTTATTTATACTCTAGCAGTGATTATGATTTTCATTGCGGACTCTAATGCATAGAGTTATCAAGTGATTGATAAGTTTGTTAAGTCTCATTTGAATTGCTTTTTCGATCGATTAGGGTTTTGCTAGGCTCTTATCTTTTTGGAGCATTTAATAAACATTATGTGTAGTTTTTTTAAAAATATAAATAAATTAAGAAATATTTTGTGAAGATTCCTAATTTTGTCTAAGTAAGATTCACTTAATTTGTGATAAGACTTATTTAGGAAACATAAAAATCATTTCTTTATGAGTCATTTGGTGGCACATCGTAAACTTAAGATATTTAATTTAGAGGATATGGGTGCGTCACCGAACGAAGATTTTTCAATTTGTATTTTTGAAAATCCGTCTGCAGAAAATTTCAAATGGACTGCCTTAAGCACTCATAACTTTTCCACTTTGATTTTTATTACAAAGGGAGAGGCAAAGATTGAAATAGATTCGCGTATTTATATGATTACGGAACAAAATTTATTTTACCTGCCTCCTTATCTTCCTCATAGATGCGAGTGGAATAAAATTACACAAGGAGTGTCTATCAGGTTTCACGAATCTTTTTTATTCGGCTCGGGGAAGGTAGGTTCTTTTTACAAATATCCTACCTTTTTCAGAACAAAGACTCCGGTAATCTTAAATATCAAAGATTGTCCTTCCATTCAAAATAGTTTTCATTTTCTGAAAGAAGAATGGAGTTTGGGGTCAAAGCTGGAGAAGGCTATTATCAGAAATTTCACGGAACTGATATTATTATTCGCCGGTCGTTGCAATGTATTGCCGTTCGAGGAGTTACCGACTAAGGTGAATCGAATCGTTTACGATTTCATTTCTCTTTTGCAGGGCTCTCAAGGTGAGATTCGTTCCGTGCAATATTATGCATCGAAACTAGGTGTAACTCCGGGACATTTAAATGACACAATTAAGGAAGTAACCGGTCGTTCCGCTTCGGATTTTATAAAGGAAAATGTAACCAGGGAAGCACGTAGGTTATTAGAATATACGGATGCTAGAATTTCGGATGTTGCCACACAATTAAACTTTCAGGATTCTGCTTATT
The nucleotide sequence above comes from Leptospira kobayashii. Encoded proteins:
- a CDS encoding AraC family transcriptional regulator, whose amino-acid sequence is MSHLVAHRKLKIFNLEDMGASPNEDFSICIFENPSAENFKWTALSTHNFSTLIFITKGEAKIEIDSRIYMITEQNLFYLPPYLPHRCEWNKITQGVSIRFHESFLFGSGKVGSFYKYPTFFRTKTPVILNIKDCPSIQNSFHFLKEEWSLGSKLEKAIIRNFTELILLFAGRCNVLPFEELPTKVNRIVYDFISLLQGSQGEIRSVQYYASKLGVTPGHLNDTIKEVTGRSASDFIKENVTREARRLLEYTDARISDVATQLNFQDSAYFTRFFKKEIGITPSEFRQKQNP